From Salvia splendens isolate huo1 chromosome 3, SspV2, whole genome shotgun sequence, a single genomic window includes:
- the LOC121794351 gene encoding 50S ribosomal protein L7/L12-like — MKLATLYRLARGHPVVCRKTNILQYRCFQPDFIPRDPKSKPKKYKYPDVYEPYGPRPPPSDKIVQLAEKIAALPLEERVKIGPNLHLKVSHPKLVPLDVEGVDAGGQAGARAGLSKAEAKKAEKTTFDIKLEKFDAGAKLKVIKEIRSFTDLGLKEAKDLVEKTPVILKQQVTKDEANSIIEKIKAVGGVAVME; from the coding sequence ATGAAACTAGCTACTTTGTATCGTCTTGCTCGTGGCCACCCAGTCGTGTGTCGAAAAACCAACATTTTGCAGTACCGCTGCTTTCAACCTGACTTTATTCCCAGAGATCCCAAATCCAAGCCTAAGAAATACAAATACCCAGATGTCTATGAGCCATATGGACCTAGACCACCACCTTCAGACAAAATTGTTCAGCTTGCTGAAAAAATTGCGGCCCTGCCTCTTGAAGAGCGAGTGAAAATAGGTCCGAATCTGCATCTCAAGGTAAGCCATCCCAAGCTGGTACCACTTGATGTTGAAGGAGTGGATGCAGGTGGCCAGGCCGGGGCACGTGCTGGATTGTCCAAGGCTGAGGCTAAGAAGGCGGAAAAAACCACATTTGATATCAAGTTAGAGAAATTCGACGCAGGTGCAAAACTAAAAGTGATAAAGGAGATCCGTTCCTTTACAGATCTGGGACTGAAGGAAGCTAAAGATTTGGTGGAAAAAACACCCGTTATACTGAAGCAGCAGGTAACAAAGGATGAGGCAAATAGCATTATAGAGAAAATCAAAGCGGTTGGTGGAGTTGCTGTGATGGAGTAG
- the LOC121793517 gene encoding calcium load-activated calcium channel-like, with amino-acid sequence MASALFSGLRYSDSLTVVGISFCTAVVCEVISWLLIYRTASYKSLKSTIDKASKKLETMKTTDVNSSSANLLKKTSKTKKIDRVETSLKESSRDLSMFKFKSGGVVALVLFMVFGLLNSLFEGKPVAKIPFVPIKLVQKMSHRGLAGGDMTDCSMAFLYLLCSISIRTNLQKFLGFSPPRGAAGAGLFPMPDPKSS; translated from the coding sequence ATGGCGTCAGCCCTATTTTCCGGCCTCAGATACTCCGACAGCCTCACCGTCGTCGGAATTTCCTTCTGCACCGCCGTCGTCTGCGAGGTCATCTCATGGCTGCTCATCTACCGCACCGCTTCCTACAAATCCCTCAAATCCACCATCGACAAAGCCTCCAAAAAGCTCGAAACCATGAAGACGACGGACGTCAACTCCTCCTCCGCGAACCTCCTCAAAAAGACTTCTAAAACCAAGAAAATCGACCGCGTCGAGACCTCTCTGAAGGAATCCAGCCGCGATCTGTCCATGTTCAAGTTCAAATCGGGCGGCGTCGTTGCCCTAGTTTTGTTCATGGTCTTCGGATTGCTAAATAGTTTGTTTGAGGGGAAACCGGTCGCCAAAATTCCGTTTGTTCCGATCAAATTAGTGCAGAAGATGAGCCACAGGGGATTGGCGGGTGGTGATATGACGGATTGTTCCATGGCGTTTTTGTACTTGCTGTGTTCGATCAGCATTAGGACCAATTTGCAGAAGTTTTTGGGATTCTCGCCACCGCGTGGAGCTGCTGGCGCCGGCTTGTTCCCAATGCCAGATCCCAAGTCCAGCTga